From Apium graveolens cultivar Ventura chromosome 9, ASM990537v1, whole genome shotgun sequence, the proteins below share one genomic window:
- the LOC141685293 gene encoding uncharacterized protein LOC141685293 — MVPVEVGSGSFRRDNYDSKANEVNHRLYLEMIEETREDAQIWIAAYQHRTARHYNSKVRARTFKVGDLVLCRVMPNTKVVSHGVFGANWEGPYKIKSVIWEGTYHLNDMQDKLISRAWNAEHLRKYY; from the coding sequence ATGGTGCCCGTTGAGGTAGGGTCAGGTTCTTTTCGAAGGGACAACTATGACTCAAAGGCAAATGAGGTCAATCATCGGCTCTATTTGGAAATGATCGAAGAAACTCGGGAAGATGCTCAGATCTGGATAGCAGCATATCAGCATAGGACAGCTAGGCACTACAACAGTAAGGTTCGAGCCCGGACTTtcaaggtgggagatttggttcTATGCCGGGTCATGCCGAACACCAAGGTGGTGAGCCACGGAGTGTTTGGGGCAAATTGGGAAGGCCCGTACAAGATAAAATCAGTGATTtgggagggaacctaccacctcaatgatatgcaagACAAGTTGATTTCGAGAGCCTGGAACGCGGAACACCTCCGTAAGTATTATTAG